One segment of Oscillospiraceae bacterium MB08-C2-2 DNA contains the following:
- the glpK gene encoding glycerol kinase GlpK, with protein MKQYILALDQGTTSSRAVLFDHSQRLVALAQQEFPQHFPKAGWVEHDPMDILRSQQAVMEQVLQESGVTPQELAAIGITNQRETAVIWEKDTGKPIYNAIVWQCRRTSGICDRLREQGHAPYIQQKTGLVIDAYFSGTKFQWILDQVEGARERAEKGELLAGTVDSWLTWNLTGGQTHVTDYTNASRTMLFDIERLCWDGKLLELMNIPEVMLPRVQQSSSLFGYARLDGASVPITGIAGDQQAALFGQVCFEKGEAKNTYGTGCFLLMNTGEKLVQSGSGLISTIACGLNGRVTYALEGSVFVGGAVVQWLRDELRMIEDPSQMEGICSGLSDNGGVYVVPAFTGLGAPYWDMYARGTIVGLTRGSTREHIIRAAEESIAYQVADVVRVMEQDSGTSLSHLKVDGGASRDGFLLQFQSDILGTTIRRGKQLESTAMGAAFLAGLEVGFWQDIAEIGAGWQPDVEFSPSISPSERQALCRGWSRAVEKSRRWAAEE; from the coding sequence ATGAAACAATATATACTGGCATTGGATCAGGGGACAACCAGCTCAAGAGCCGTGCTTTTTGACCACAGCCAGAGGCTGGTGGCACTGGCTCAGCAGGAATTCCCCCAGCATTTCCCTAAGGCAGGCTGGGTGGAACACGATCCTATGGATATTCTGCGTTCCCAGCAGGCGGTGATGGAGCAGGTTCTGCAAGAAAGCGGCGTAACCCCGCAGGAGCTGGCGGCGATCGGCATCACCAACCAGCGGGAAACCGCTGTCATCTGGGAAAAAGATACGGGGAAACCCATTTACAACGCCATTGTGTGGCAGTGCCGGCGCACCTCGGGCATTTGTGACCGGCTGCGTGAACAGGGTCATGCCCCTTATATACAGCAAAAAACCGGACTTGTTATTGATGCTTATTTTTCCGGAACCAAGTTCCAGTGGATTCTGGATCAGGTGGAGGGTGCAAGAGAGCGGGCCGAAAAGGGAGAGCTGCTGGCTGGGACTGTGGATAGCTGGCTCACATGGAACCTGACCGGCGGCCAAACCCATGTCACCGACTATACCAATGCCTCCCGCACCATGCTCTTTGATATTGAGCGGCTCTGCTGGGATGGAAAGCTCCTTGAGCTTATGAACATCCCCGAGGTCATGCTGCCCCGGGTGCAGCAATCCAGCAGCCTGTTTGGCTATGCACGGCTGGATGGGGCTTCGGTTCCTATCACCGGCATTGCCGGGGACCAGCAGGCGGCGCTGTTTGGGCAGGTTTGCTTTGAAAAGGGCGAGGCCAAAAACACCTATGGAACCGGCTGCTTTCTGCTGATGAACACCGGCGAAAAGTTGGTTCAAAGCGGCAGCGGGCTGATTTCAACCATTGCCTGTGGGCTAAACGGCCGGGTAACCTACGCCTTGGAGGGCAGTGTTTTTGTAGGCGGAGCGGTTGTGCAGTGGCTGCGGGATGAGCTGCGCATGATTGAAGATCCTTCTCAAATGGAGGGGATTTGCAGCGGGCTTTCGGATAACGGCGGCGTGTATGTGGTGCCTGCTTTTACCGGGCTGGGAGCGCCCTATTGGGATATGTATGCCCGGGGAACCATTGTGGGGCTGACCCGTGGGAGCACCCGTGAGCATATTATCCGGGCGGCGGAGGAATCCATTGCCTATCAGGTGGCGGATGTGGTGCGGGTGATGGAGCAGGATTCCGGCACATCTCTTAGCCATTTGAAGGTGGATGGCGGGGCAAGCCGGGATGGCTTTCTGCTCCAGTTCCAGTCGGATATCTTAGGAACCACCATTCGCCGGGGCAAGCAGCTGGAATCCACCGCTATGGGTGCCGCTTTTCTGGCGGGGCTGGAGGTTGGCTTTTGGCAGGATATCGCTGAGATTGGTGCAGGCTGGCAGCCCGATGTGGAATTTAGCCCTTCAATTTCTCCCAGTGAGCGGCAGGCCCTTTGCCGGGGCTGGAGCCGTGCTGTAGAAAAAAGCCGCAGATGGGCTGCTGAGGAATAG
- the purM gene encoding phosphoribosylformylglycinamidine cyclo-ligase — protein sequence MSQNSFSESYKAAGVDVTAGYESVRLMKSHVQRTLTKGALSDIGGFGGLFEMDLTGISNPVLVSGTDGVGTKLKIAFRMDKHDTIGIDCVAMCVNDIICCGAKPLVFLDYLAVGKNVPERVAEIVSGVAEGCVQAGCTLSGGETAEMPGFYPENEYDLAGFSVGVVDKAKILDKDSIRPGDALVAVASSGLHSNGFSLVRKVLDIETCDLSVYFPELGTTLGEALLTPTKIYVKPVLALLEEITVKSISHVTGGGFYENLPRALPEGMTAVIEENSWEIPAIFRLIEKAGGIPRRDMLNTFNMGAGLCLTVRPEDADRTVAILKEQGEQAWIIGSVAEGSEGVRFV from the coding sequence ATGAGTCAGAACAGCTTTAGTGAAAGCTACAAGGCAGCGGGGGTGGATGTCACCGCCGGGTATGAGTCGGTTCGGCTGATGAAAAGCCATGTTCAGCGCACCCTGACCAAAGGGGCTTTATCGGATATCGGCGGCTTTGGCGGCCTCTTTGAAATGGATTTAACCGGCATCTCCAACCCGGTGCTGGTTTCCGGCACCGACGGTGTAGGCACCAAGCTGAAAATCGCTTTCCGCATGGATAAGCATGATACCATCGGCATTGACTGCGTGGCTATGTGTGTCAACGACATCATCTGTTGTGGGGCAAAGCCGCTGGTCTTCCTTGACTATTTGGCCGTAGGCAAAAACGTTCCCGAGCGGGTGGCTGAAATTGTCTCCGGTGTGGCTGAGGGCTGTGTGCAGGCAGGATGCACCCTTTCCGGCGGGGAAACCGCTGAAATGCCCGGTTTCTATCCTGAAAACGAATACGATCTGGCTGGATTTTCGGTGGGTGTGGTGGATAAAGCCAAAATACTGGATAAGGATTCCATCCGTCCGGGGGATGCTCTGGTGGCTGTGGCCTCCTCGGGGCTTCACTCCAACGGCTTTTCGCTGGTTCGCAAGGTACTGGATATCGAAACCTGCGATCTTTCCGTATACTTCCCCGAACTTGGCACGACCTTGGGCGAAGCCTTGCTGACCCCAACCAAAATTTATGTTAAGCCTGTGCTGGCTTTATTGGAAGAAATCACAGTAAAATCCATCTCCCATGTTACCGGAGGCGGTTTTTATGAAAACCTGCCCCGTGCTCTCCCCGAGGGCATGACCGCTGTTATTGAGGAAAACTCTTGGGAAATCCCCGCTATCTTCCGTCTGATTGAAAAGGCCGGCGGCATTCCCCGGCGGGATATGCTCAATACATTTAATATGGGTGCCGGGCTTTGCTTAACTGTTCGCCCGGAGGATGCCGACCGTACAGTGGCTATTCTCAAGGAGCAGGGTGAGCAGGCTTGGATTATCGGCTCGGTGGCAGAGGGAAGCGAGGGGGTACGGTTTGTCTGA
- the purC gene encoding phosphoribosylaminoimidazolesuccinocarboxamide synthase: protein MEKTQQLYEGKAKKVFATADPELCIVSYKDDATAFNGQKKGTIAGKGSINNRVTNYLMGLLAKQGIPTHFVEELSDRETLVKRVTIVPLEVIVRNIAAGSLSQRLGLPEGTRMAKTVLEYCYKDDALGDPMINQYHIFAMELATPEELEIIADYSFKINKLLGEYLHDLNIELIDFKLEFGRTTDGTIVLADEISPDTCRFWDSVTGEKLDKDRFRRDLGDVEQAYEEILHRLMGK, encoded by the coding sequence ATGGAAAAAACACAGCAGCTTTATGAGGGAAAAGCCAAAAAAGTTTTCGCCACTGCCGACCCGGAGCTTTGCATTGTCTCCTATAAGGACGATGCCACCGCTTTCAATGGTCAGAAAAAGGGCACCATTGCAGGCAAAGGCTCCATTAACAACCGAGTAACCAACTATCTGATGGGCTTGCTGGCCAAGCAGGGCATCCCCACTCATTTTGTGGAGGAATTAAGCGACCGGGAGACTCTTGTCAAGCGGGTTACCATTGTTCCGCTGGAAGTGATTGTTCGCAACATCGCCGCCGGTTCCCTTTCCCAGCGTCTTGGCTTGCCCGAGGGCACCCGTATGGCCAAAACCGTGCTGGAATACTGCTATAAGGATGATGCACTGGGTGACCCCATGATCAACCAGTATCATATCTTCGCCATGGAGCTGGCTACCCCCGAGGAGCTGGAAATCATTGCGGATTACTCCTTTAAAATCAACAAGCTGTTGGGTGAATATCTCCACGATCTGAATATTGAGCTGATCGATTTCAAGCTGGAATTCGGCCGCACCACCGATGGCACCATTGTGCTGGCGGATGAAATCTCCCCCGATACCTGCCGCTTCTGGGATAGTGTTACCGGCGAAAAGCTGGATAAAGACCGCTTCCGCCGTGATCTGGGCGATGTGGAGCAGGCCTATGAGGAGATTCTCCACCGCCTCATGGGCAAATAA
- a CDS encoding MATE family efflux transporter, whose translation MCETDTRPRELWSNRELVQLVWPLAIERLLVASLGIIDTVMVAYLGEEAVSGISLVDIINIILIDVFTSLATGGTVVCSQYLGRRDGENASRSAEQLIYTVTAISFAVSIFGVAFHGPILRLLYGQIAPGVMESAQTYFWISAISYPFVGIYNVGNALFRSTGNSRVGMATSFLSNILKVGGNLFFMSRLNMGVAGAAVSMVICRAASAAMVMILLYRSHDGPLRIGRLFPIRLRWDIIRGILKVGVPTGLEGGMFQMGKLFLVRLVTTFGTAAIAGNAFINIIMTLGNIPGISIALCMLTVVAQCVGAGDNGAARRYARKLVLASYGAMTVANVVIALLLRPAFSLLSISGEAMTYAFWGSLVFCIAAIFLWTLAYCLPYALRAVGDGKYTMCVSACCMWMLRVGSAYFVAHVFGLGMPSIWIGMVLEWTARAIVYLTRWKSGKWEANRVLAD comes from the coding sequence TTGTGTGAAACCGATACCCGCCCCCGGGAGCTGTGGAGCAACAGGGAGTTGGTACAGTTGGTGTGGCCTTTGGCCATAGAACGGCTGCTTGTGGCGTCTCTGGGCATTATCGATACCGTGATGGTTGCCTATCTGGGTGAAGAGGCAGTCAGCGGAATTTCACTGGTTGATATCATCAATATCATCCTGATTGATGTTTTTACATCCCTCGCCACCGGCGGCACGGTGGTATGCAGTCAGTATCTGGGCAGGCGGGATGGGGAAAATGCTTCCCGCAGTGCCGAACAGCTGATTTATACCGTAACGGCGATTTCCTTTGCGGTAAGTATTTTCGGGGTAGCGTTCCACGGCCCTATTCTGCGTCTGCTTTACGGTCAAATTGCTCCCGGGGTTATGGAAAGCGCCCAAACGTATTTTTGGATTTCAGCAATTTCTTATCCTTTTGTGGGAATCTATAATGTTGGCAACGCTCTTTTCCGCAGCACCGGCAACAGCCGTGTGGGCATGGCTACCTCGTTTTTATCCAACATTCTAAAGGTTGGGGGCAACCTTTTCTTTATGTCTCGATTGAATATGGGAGTAGCCGGAGCCGCTGTCTCTATGGTCATCTGCCGGGCAGCCTCCGCGGCCATGGTGATGATTCTGCTTTATCGCTCCCACGATGGGCCTCTGCGCATCGGGCGGCTGTTCCCCATTCGGCTGCGGTGGGATATCATCCGGGGTATCCTCAAGGTTGGGGTTCCCACTGGCTTGGAGGGCGGCATGTTCCAGATGGGCAAGCTGTTTTTAGTTCGCCTGGTTACCACCTTCGGAACAGCGGCCATTGCAGGCAACGCTTTTATTAACATTATTATGACACTGGGGAACATCCCCGGTATCTCCATAGCCCTTTGCATGCTCACGGTGGTAGCTCAGTGTGTTGGTGCAGGGGATAATGGCGCTGCCCGCCGCTATGCCCGCAAGCTGGTTTTAGCCAGCTATGGCGCTATGACTGTAGCCAATGTGGTGATTGCTTTGCTGCTTAGGCCGGCGTTCAGCCTTCTGTCCATTTCCGGCGAGGCGATGACCTATGCCTTTTGGGGCAGTCTTGTCTTTTGCATAGCCGCCATTTTTCTCTGGACCTTAGCCTATTGCCTGCCTTATGCCCTGCGCGCTGTGGGCGACGGCAAATACACCATGTGTGTATCCGCCTGCTGTATGTGGATGCTGCGGGTAGGCTCGGCCTATTTTGTGGCCCATGTGTTCGGGCTGGGCATGCCCAGTATCTGGATTGGCATGGTATTGGAATGGACCGCCCGGGCCATCGTTTATCTGACCCGTTGGAAAAGCGGCAAATGGGAAGCAAATCGGGTTTTAGCTGACTAA
- the purN gene encoding phosphoribosylglycinamide formyltransferase has translation MSERKKIAVLVSGGGTNLQALIDAQQAGQLGNGRLACVISSRADAFALKRAKKAGIEALTLSAKFFPGEAYDRELVRLLKERDIQLVVLAGFLRILGEQLIAAFSGRIVNVHPSLIPAFCGAGFYGLRVHEAALERGVKITGATVHLVNGVVDGGPILLQKAVEVVEGDTPETLQRRVMEQAEWELLPRAVALLCTDEIR, from the coding sequence TTGTCTGAGCGTAAGAAAATCGCTGTGCTGGTCAGCGGCGGCGGCACCAACCTGCAAGCTCTCATTGATGCCCAACAGGCTGGCCAGTTGGGAAACGGCCGCCTTGCCTGCGTGATTTCCTCCCGGGCCGATGCCTTTGCGTTGAAAAGAGCCAAAAAGGCGGGCATCGAAGCCCTGACCCTTTCGGCGAAGTTTTTCCCCGGTGAGGCTTATGACCGTGAGCTGGTGCGTCTGCTCAAAGAGCGGGATATCCAGCTGGTGGTGCTGGCTGGCTTTCTTCGCATTCTGGGTGAACAATTGATTGCCGCTTTTTCCGGGCGTATTGTTAATGTGCATCCCTCCCTGATTCCTGCCTTCTGCGGCGCTGGATTTTATGGGCTGCGGGTTCACGAAGCAGCATTGGAGCGTGGGGTTAAAATAACTGGGGCTACCGTGCATCTGGTCAACGGCGTGGTGGATGGCGGCCCTATCCTGCTGCAAAAGGCGGTGGAGGTTGTGGAAGGGGATACCCCCGAAACCCTCCAGCGCCGGGTCATGGAGCAGGCGGAATGGGAGCTTTTGCCCCGGGCGGTGGCTCTTTTGTGCACCGATGAAATCAGATAA
- the purH gene encoding bifunctional phosphoribosylaminoimidazolecarboxamide formyltransferase/IMP cyclohydrolase, whose amino-acid sequence MKKRALLSVSDKTGVVEFARELEALGFELLSTGGTASALEKAGIAVTQVSEITGFPECLDGRVKTLHPMVHAGILAMRENPTHMEQLKELGVEPIDLVVINLYPFKATIRKEGCTLEEAVENIDIGGPTMLRAAAKNWQDVAVLVDPVDYAPILEALKNGRITREQKFALSAKVFAHTAAYDALIADYLGRKAGLETFAPDLTLTYERVQTMRYGENPHQQAAFYREISSRDNVLSAAKQLGGKELSYNNINDANGALDVLKEFGETQPCAVAVKHANPCGVGVGETLAEAFQNAYDADPVSIFGGIVALNRPVDGLTAEKLHGIFLEIILAPAYTPEALEILLKKKNLRVLELPGLAKANDSTMLDMKKVAGGLLVQQLDTCLLEGELKTVTKRTPTALELEQLLFAWKVVKHVKSNGIALAKGNRTTGIGPGQTNRITALELAIRYAGENATGSVMASDAFFPFADCVEAAAKAGITAIIQPGGSVRDEESIKACDEAGIAMVFTGMRHFKH is encoded by the coding sequence ATGAAAAAGCGTGCACTTCTCAGTGTTTCAGATAAAACCGGGGTGGTTGAATTTGCCCGGGAGTTGGAAGCCTTGGGCTTTGAGCTGCTTTCCACCGGAGGCACCGCCTCGGCACTCGAAAAAGCAGGAATCGCCGTTACCCAGGTTTCAGAAATCACCGGTTTCCCCGAATGTCTGGATGGCCGGGTGAAAACCCTGCACCCCATGGTTCATGCGGGAATTCTGGCCATGCGTGAAAACCCCACCCATATGGAGCAGCTTAAAGAGCTGGGCGTGGAGCCCATCGATTTGGTGGTTATCAATCTGTATCCCTTTAAGGCAACCATCCGCAAAGAAGGCTGCACCCTTGAGGAGGCCGTGGAAAACATCGACATCGGCGGCCCCACTATGCTGCGGGCAGCCGCTAAAAACTGGCAGGATGTAGCGGTTCTGGTTGACCCGGTGGATTATGCCCCCATTTTGGAGGCGCTGAAAAACGGCCGCATCACCCGGGAGCAGAAGTTTGCCCTTTCTGCCAAGGTCTTTGCCCATACCGCCGCCTACGATGCCCTCATTGCCGATTATCTTGGACGCAAGGCAGGCCTTGAAACCTTTGCCCCCGATCTCACTCTAACCTATGAGCGGGTGCAGACCATGCGCTACGGCGAAAATCCCCACCAACAAGCCGCTTTTTACCGGGAGATTTCCAGCCGGGATAATGTTCTTTCAGCCGCCAAGCAGCTGGGCGGCAAGGAGCTAAGCTACAACAACATCAACGATGCCAACGGTGCGCTGGATGTGCTTAAGGAGTTCGGCGAAACCCAGCCCTGCGCTGTAGCGGTCAAGCATGCCAACCCCTGTGGTGTAGGCGTGGGCGAAACGCTGGCTGAGGCCTTCCAGAATGCGTATGATGCCGACCCTGTCTCGATCTTTGGCGGCATCGTGGCTCTGAACCGTCCAGTGGATGGGCTGACAGCAGAAAAGCTCCACGGTATTTTTCTGGAAATTATCCTTGCGCCTGCCTATACCCCGGAAGCACTGGAAATTCTGCTGAAAAAGAAGAACCTGCGTGTTCTGGAGCTGCCCGGTCTGGCCAAAGCCAACGACAGCACCATGCTGGATATGAAAAAGGTGGCTGGCGGCCTGCTGGTTCAGCAGCTGGATACCTGCCTGCTGGAAGGCGAGCTAAAAACAGTCACCAAACGCACCCCCACCGCTTTGGAGCTGGAACAGCTGCTCTTTGCGTGGAAGGTGGTCAAGCATGTGAAATCCAACGGAATCGCTCTGGCTAAGGGCAATCGCACCACCGGCATAGGCCCGGGGCAAACCAACCGCATCACCGCTTTGGAGCTGGCGATCCGCTATGCCGGAGAAAATGCAACCGGCTCCGTGATGGCATCCGATGCCTTCTTCCCCTTTGCCGATTGTGTAGAAGCGGCAGCTAAAGCAGGGATCACCGCCATTATTCAGCCCGGCGGATCGGTGCGGGATGAGGAAAGCATCAAAGCCTGTGACGAGGCCGGTATCGCCATGGTCTTTACTGGGATGCGTCACTTTAAACACTAA
- a CDS encoding fumarylacetoacetate hydrolase family protein, with product MRLTSFYEKGIECLGVVTENGILDVRQAAGQASGVPLTMAQAIEMGAEGLRRLEALPLETAHLRQASELEWAPVIQPGKMLCVGFNYHKHVSESSAELPKFPILFSKFSNALAAHNQPVSLPEAVSGQYDYEAELVIVIGREGRFIPKEKAMDYVFGFTVGNDISARDLQFRSGQWLIGKSLDGFGPIGPYLTTTDSLDWANLEVTCRVNGEQRQKGNTREMIFDCCEIIRYASQFMTLCPGDIIFTGTPEGVVMGMPKERQLWLKPGDVVEAEIQGIGTLRTPFIK from the coding sequence ATGAGACTGACAAGTTTTTATGAAAAAGGCATAGAGTGTCTTGGCGTTGTCACTGAAAATGGAATTCTGGATGTGCGGCAGGCGGCGGGCCAAGCAAGTGGGGTTCCTCTGACGATGGCACAGGCCATTGAAATGGGCGCAGAAGGGCTGCGCAGGCTGGAAGCTCTGCCTTTGGAGACTGCGCACCTGCGGCAGGCAAGCGAACTAGAGTGGGCACCGGTGATCCAGCCGGGCAAAATGCTTTGCGTGGGCTTTAATTACCACAAGCATGTTTCTGAAAGCAGTGCCGAGCTGCCCAAGTTCCCCATTTTGTTCAGCAAGTTTTCCAATGCCTTGGCGGCTCACAACCAGCCGGTTTCTTTGCCGGAGGCGGTTTCCGGCCAGTATGATTACGAAGCGGAGCTGGTTATTGTCATTGGGCGTGAGGGGCGCTTTATCCCCAAGGAAAAGGCCATGGACTATGTGTTTGGCTTTACCGTTGGCAACGATATATCCGCCCGTGATCTCCAGTTCCGCTCCGGCCAGTGGCTGATCGGAAAATCCTTGGATGGCTTTGGCCCCATTGGGCCTTACCTGACCACCACCGATTCCCTTGACTGGGCCAATCTGGAGGTAACCTGCCGGGTCAACGGCGAGCAGCGCCAGAAGGGCAACACACGGGAAATGATTTTTGATTGCTGTGAAATTATCCGTTATGCCTCCCAGTTTATGACCCTGTGCCCCGGCGATATCATTTTCACCGGAACCCCCGAGGGTGTGGTGATGGGTATGCCTAAGGAGCGGCAGCTCTGGCTCAAGCCGGGCGATGTGGTGGAAGCGGAAATTCAGGGGATTGGAACCCTACGCACCCCTTTTATCAAATAA
- the purF gene encoding amidophosphoribosyltransferase has translation MMNTLHEECGVVGIYDPTREDAAVRAYYAMYALQHRGQESCGIAVNYDGVIRDHKDVGLVPEVFTREQLERLGPGNMAVGHVRYSTTGSHNRANAQPLVVRHVKGTMALAHNGNLVNHASLREQLELGGAIFHSTNDSEVISYIITKARLTSGSIEKAVEQAMFELKGAYSLVVMSPTKLIAARDPNGFRPLCIGRVGESIIFASESCALDTMGATLIRELKPGEIVVADSDGLRSIETHCGSKGNLCVFEFVYFSRPDSVIEGADVHKARQRAGAFLALESPVHADVVIGVPDSGLDAALGYSMQSGIPYGVGFIKNRYVGRTFIQPTQNQREDAVKIKLNVIASTVKGKRVIMIDDSIVRGTTSGRIVKLLREAGAKEVHMRVSAPPFLNPCYFGTDIDSRDHLIACQKTIPQIRDYIGVDSLAYLSVENVQKIAEGANCGFCVGCFSGRYPIEPPEETCKNKFEQPLGKAVKA, from the coding sequence ATGATGAATACCTTGCACGAGGAATGCGGTGTTGTGGGCATTTATGACCCTACCCGTGAGGATGCGGCCGTAAGGGCTTATTATGCAATGTACGCTCTGCAGCACCGTGGGCAGGAAAGCTGTGGCATTGCAGTGAATTACGATGGAGTGATCCGGGATCACAAGGATGTGGGGCTGGTTCCCGAGGTGTTTACCCGGGAGCAGCTGGAACGCCTTGGCCCCGGCAACATGGCGGTGGGCCATGTGCGCTATTCCACCACTGGCAGCCACAACCGGGCCAATGCCCAGCCTCTGGTGGTGCGCCATGTGAAAGGCACCATGGCACTGGCTCACAACGGCAATCTGGTTAATCATGCCTCCCTGCGGGAGCAGCTGGAATTGGGCGGGGCGATTTTTCACTCCACCAACGACAGCGAGGTGATTTCCTACATCATTACCAAGGCCCGCCTCACCTCCGGTTCCATCGAAAAGGCGGTGGAACAGGCCATGTTCGAGCTCAAGGGAGCCTATTCCCTTGTGGTGATGTCCCCCACCAAGTTGATTGCCGCCCGTGACCCCAACGGCTTCCGGCCTTTGTGCATCGGCCGGGTTGGTGAATCCATTATTTTCGCCTCCGAAAGCTGTGCGCTGGATACCATGGGGGCAACCCTGATTCGGGAGCTGAAGCCCGGTGAAATTGTGGTGGCGGATTCCGACGGCCTGCGCAGCATTGAAACCCACTGCGGCAGCAAGGGCAATCTGTGTGTTTTCGAGTTTGTCTATTTTTCCCGCCCCGATTCTGTTATTGAAGGGGCGGATGTTCACAAAGCACGCCAGCGTGCCGGCGCCTTTCTGGCACTGGAAAGCCCGGTTCATGCCGATGTGGTCATCGGTGTTCCCGATTCGGGGCTGGATGCGGCCTTAGGTTATTCCATGCAGTCCGGCATCCCTTATGGGGTAGGCTTCATCAAAAACCGCTATGTGGGGCGCACCTTTATCCAGCCCACCCAGAACCAGCGGGAGGATGCGGTAAAAATCAAACTGAATGTGATTGCCTCCACCGTTAAAGGCAAGCGGGTCATTATGATTGATGATTCCATTGTCCGGGGCACCACCAGCGGGCGTATTGTTAAGCTGCTGCGGGAGGCCGGAGCCAAAGAGGTTCATATGCGGGTATCCGCTCCTCCTTTCCTCAATCCCTGTTATTTTGGAACGGATATTGACAGCCGGGATCATCTGATTGCCTGCCAAAAAACCATTCCCCAAATCCGGGATTACATCGGCGTGGATTCTCTTGCCTATCTATCAGTGGAAAATGTGCAAAAAATTGCTGAGGGGGCAAACTGCGGCTTTTGCGTGGGCTGCTTCTCCGGCCGATATCCCATTGAGCCCCCGGAAGAAACCTGCAAAAATAAATTCGAGCAACCCCTCGGAAAGGCGGTAAAAGCATGA
- the purE gene encoding 5-(carboxyamino)imidazole ribonucleotide mutase yields the protein MKKVAVIMGSDSDYPVVEPAIKTLRKFGVQAEARVMSAHRTPKAACAFAESAREAGFGVIIAAAGKAAHLAGVLAAHTTLPVIGIPVQASALDGLDALLATVQMPAGVPVATVAINGSENAALLAIQMLALSDESLAAKLSAMKKEQEQSVLAKDAAMQEKTKQA from the coding sequence ATGAAAAAAGTAGCTGTAATCATGGGAAGCGACAGCGATTATCCGGTTGTTGAACCGGCCATAAAAACCCTGCGGAAATTCGGTGTCCAAGCCGAGGCACGGGTTATGAGTGCCCACCGCACCCCCAAGGCCGCCTGTGCCTTTGCGGAAAGTGCCCGGGAAGCCGGTTTTGGGGTAATCATTGCCGCCGCAGGCAAGGCTGCACATCTGGCCGGTGTTCTGGCAGCTCACACCACTCTGCCCGTTATCGGCATTCCGGTGCAGGCCTCCGCTTTGGATGGCTTGGATGCCCTCCTTGCCACTGTGCAGATGCCCGCTGGGGTTCCGGTTGCCACCGTTGCTATTAACGGCTCAGAAAACGCCGCTCTGCTGGCTATCCAGATGCTGGCTCTCTCTGACGAATCACTGGCCGCTAAGCTGTCGGCGATGAAAAAGGAACAAGAGCAGTCGGTTCTGGCAAAAGACGCCGCCATGCAGGAAAAAACAAAACAAGCTTAA